In the genome of Bradyrhizobium arachidis, one region contains:
- a CDS encoding DUF6894 family protein, with the protein MSLYFFRISTGRYSGAADQPYEFEDRAAAWSEMTEVCANLLGGIARGLKPNAEWRMELLDENKKPVFRVSLVGEKMG; encoded by the coding sequence ATGTCGTTGTATTTCTTCCGCATCAGCACCGGCCGCTATTCCGGCGCCGCCGACCAGCCGTACGAGTTCGAGGACAGGGCAGCCGCCTGGAGCGAGATGACCGAGGTCTGCGCCAATCTGCTCGGCGGCATCGCGCGTGGCCTGAAGCCGAATGCCGAGTGGCGCATGGAGCTGCTCGACGAGAACAAGAAGCCGGTCTTCCGCGTCAGCCTCGTCGGCGAGAAGATGGGCTGA